The following coding sequences are from one Streptomyces sp. NBC_01294 window:
- a CDS encoding acyl-CoA dehydrogenase family protein, producing MDFHPTEGQAAAAGLAARIFSDLATHERLAEAGTGSDAALWKALTTAGLTAAVGEIGLLGLVLLLEEQGRTTAQVPYAATCAYGILPVAAHGSPEQRARLLPALGTGEAVATGAFPARGRISAEDGRLTGTAPAVPWLRDATHVLVPDTDRALWLVRTDAPGVRMSPVETTAPWAAGRLTLTGAEGERLGADGAYEDTLAAARTAFAGLQAGVCAGSLARAVEYTSTREQFGRPLSTNQGVMLRAADAYMDTEAIRVTTYEAAWRIDQGLEAHEHALTAAWWASEAGKRVVHAGQHLHGGMGADLDHPVHRHFLWGRQLDAYLGYGSELLAELGASIASTAEGEHA from the coding sequence ATGGACTTCCACCCCACCGAGGGGCAGGCCGCCGCGGCCGGTCTCGCCGCCCGGATCTTCTCCGATCTCGCCACCCACGAACGCCTCGCGGAAGCCGGCACCGGCAGCGACGCCGCACTGTGGAAGGCCCTCACCACGGCCGGACTGACCGCCGCCGTCGGGGAGATCGGCCTGCTCGGGCTGGTCCTCCTGCTGGAGGAACAGGGCCGCACCACCGCGCAGGTCCCGTACGCCGCCACCTGCGCGTACGGGATCCTCCCCGTGGCCGCGCACGGCAGCCCCGAGCAGCGTGCCCGTCTGCTCCCCGCCCTCGGCACGGGCGAGGCGGTGGCCACCGGAGCCTTCCCGGCGCGCGGCCGGATCAGCGCCGAGGACGGCCGGCTCACCGGGACCGCCCCGGCCGTGCCCTGGCTGCGCGACGCCACGCACGTGCTGGTCCCGGACACGGATCGGGCGCTGTGGCTCGTACGGACCGACGCGCCCGGCGTACGGATGTCCCCCGTCGAGACCACCGCGCCCTGGGCGGCGGGACGGCTGACCCTGACCGGAGCCGAGGGCGAACGCCTCGGGGCCGACGGCGCCTACGAGGACACCCTCGCCGCCGCCCGCACCGCCTTCGCCGGGCTCCAGGCAGGCGTCTGCGCGGGCTCGCTCGCCCGGGCGGTGGAGTACACCTCCACCCGTGAGCAGTTCGGCCGGCCGCTCTCCACCAATCAGGGCGTCATGCTGCGCGCGGCCGACGCCTACATGGACACCGAGGCGATCCGGGTCACCACGTACGAAGCGGCCTGGCGCATCGACCAGGGCCTCGAGGCCCACGAGCACGCGCTGACGGCGGCCTGGTGGGCCTCGGAGGCGGGCAAGCGTGTCGTGCACGCCGGCCAGCACCTGCACGGCGGCATGGGCGCCGACCTGGACCACCCCGTCCACCGGCACTTCCTGTGGGGGCGCCAGCTGGACGCGTACCTGGGCTACGGCAGCGAGCTGCTGGCCGAACTGGGAGCTTCGATCGCTTCGACAGCCGAGGGAGAACACGCATGA